From a single Lentisphaera profundi genomic region:
- a CDS encoding helix-turn-helix transcriptional regulator, translating into MKVYKNKIIRMQRFLNLLRKEAYPNTQSFRRDLADSDEAKNESYAVSTKTIGREIKFLQEEYNAPIHYDDSELGYYLTDPTWQLPFQTPDQDELFTDLFALRIANKSMPAPLRDTLECLEEVQQAALSGSPEALDAMSSLISKDPRLPEISPEVYDAVLKAWQGSQQLEITYRGSTGHKSQRLVDPHALYLGNDSWYIHAYCYKAEDFRSFALHRISKVTVTKKYFKKDQAVISKLKSSSPFSYHMAKDIVIIASANVAHMIAERDWFPGQINEYLENGHLQIRYPSAAEDIIVSWVLSYGGDLQLIAPPSAVNNLKLKLTKLTDMY; encoded by the coding sequence ATGAAAGTATATAAAAACAAGATTATTCGCATGCAGCGCTTCCTAAACCTTTTGCGTAAGGAGGCCTACCCCAACACCCAAAGCTTTCGTCGAGACTTGGCGGATAGCGATGAGGCCAAAAATGAGAGCTACGCAGTATCTACAAAGACCATCGGCCGTGAGATTAAGTTCCTGCAGGAAGAGTATAATGCTCCAATTCATTACGATGATTCTGAGTTGGGTTACTACCTCACTGATCCCACTTGGCAATTACCTTTTCAGACTCCTGATCAAGATGAACTCTTTACGGATCTCTTTGCCTTGCGCATTGCCAACAAATCGATGCCTGCACCACTGCGAGATACTCTAGAATGCTTAGAGGAAGTTCAGCAAGCCGCATTGAGTGGAAGCCCTGAGGCACTTGATGCCATGAGTTCACTCATTAGCAAAGATCCACGCTTACCGGAGATCAGTCCCGAAGTCTATGATGCGGTCCTGAAGGCTTGGCAAGGAAGTCAGCAACTTGAGATTACTTACAGGGGCTCCACTGGCCATAAAAGCCAACGGCTAGTTGATCCACATGCACTCTACCTAGGCAACGATAGCTGGTACATACATGCTTACTGCTATAAGGCTGAAGACTTCCGTAGCTTCGCCCTGCATCGCATCAGTAAAGTCACTGTGACGAAAAAGTACTTTAAGAAAGATCAGGCGGTGATTAGCAAGCTCAAATCATCCTCGCCCTTCAGCTACCACATGGCGAAGGATATTGTAATCATTGCCTCCGCTAATGTAGCCCACATGATTGCCGAGCGTGATTGGTTCCCAGGCCAAATAAATGAATATTTAGAAAACGGCCACCTTCAGATCCGCTACCCTAGTGCCGCCGAAGACATCATCGTCAGCTGGGTCCTCAGCTACGGTGGCGACCTCCAACTCATCGCCCCACCCTCTGCTGTCAACAATCTAAAACTCAAACTGACTAAACTTACAGATATGTATTAA
- a CDS encoding helix-turn-helix domain-containing protein, translating into MTDINKIVSDNIRKFRLEKKITQEGLALESGLHRAYIGQVERNEKNIGLSNLQIIAKTLKVDLKDFLDEN; encoded by the coding sequence ATGACAGACATAAATAAGATCGTTTCGGATAACATCCGTAAATTCCGTTTAGAAAAAAAAATTACTCAAGAAGGACTCGCCTTAGAGTCTGGTCTCCATCGCGCATATATCGGCCAAGTCGAGCGCAATGAAAAAAATATCGGACTAAGTAACCTCCAAATTATCGCAAAAACCTTAAAAGTTGATCTTAAGGATTTTTTGGATGAAAACTAA
- a CDS encoding type II restriction endonuclease: MEFSNINQYFDGVAAKYLSAVDAEHHRSNQHEIGGLVKVGFKQHLGSPGKGDGQEIRYACKMVYVTDDLESPEICEDTVTWYDSRRLKTNRGPEYRLYYKDNEVTNSISEGDFFLIAKQTSGELLIIFTKANSAIEFQLCNLFSIENVTEKFSKAKLTQKNLLLPIRLMLEGIGIVLPYEEDQNLLDELLTLFPEKFPTTAIFSQLTRDKYAFSPLEAPDDTIVGWMEKEEFLFRTYEREVVSKKLRQGFGENGCDVDEFVSYSLSVQNRRKSRVGHAFENHLNHLFKIHSLKFENGSRKLVTENKAKPDYLFPSFEAYHDPQFPVEQLRLLGAKTSCKDRWRQVLAEGDRICHKHLITLQAGISVTQTDEMKNKKLTLVVPRSIHSTYLTEQQTHLLTVANFISDVKEIQKT; this comes from the coding sequence ATGGAATTTTCAAATATCAATCAATACTTTGACGGTGTAGCTGCAAAATATCTTTCTGCTGTTGATGCTGAACATCATCGATCTAATCAACATGAAATTGGAGGATTAGTAAAGGTCGGATTTAAACAACACTTGGGAAGCCCTGGAAAAGGCGACGGCCAAGAAATCCGATATGCATGTAAAATGGTTTATGTTACCGATGATCTTGAGTCGCCTGAAATTTGTGAGGACACTGTTACTTGGTACGACTCTAGAAGATTAAAGACTAATAGAGGTCCTGAATACCGACTTTATTACAAAGATAATGAAGTAACCAATTCAATTTCTGAAGGTGACTTTTTTTTGATTGCCAAACAAACTAGCGGTGAATTATTGATAATATTCACTAAAGCAAATTCGGCTATTGAGTTTCAACTTTGTAATTTATTCAGTATTGAAAACGTTACTGAAAAATTTTCAAAAGCTAAACTAACGCAAAAAAACTTATTGTTGCCTATAAGATTAATGCTAGAAGGTATCGGAATTGTCTTGCCGTATGAAGAAGATCAAAACCTTCTCGATGAGTTATTGACGTTATTCCCTGAAAAGTTTCCCACTACAGCTATTTTTTCTCAACTTACCAGAGATAAGTACGCCTTTTCTCCGCTAGAAGCTCCTGATGACACCATCGTCGGTTGGATGGAAAAAGAAGAGTTTTTGTTTAGAACATACGAGCGTGAAGTTGTTTCCAAAAAGCTTAGACAAGGCTTTGGTGAGAATGGCTGTGATGTAGATGAATTTGTCTCATATTCTCTCAGTGTCCAAAACCGTCGAAAATCTCGTGTTGGCCATGCATTTGAAAACCACCTAAATCACTTATTTAAAATACATAGTCTCAAGTTTGAAAATGGCTCACGTAAATTAGTGACTGAGAATAAAGCTAAACCGGATTACTTATTCCCTAGTTTTGAAGCCTATCATGACCCTCAATTTCCAGTAGAACAGCTAAGGCTGCTAGGGGCGAAAACGAGCTGCAAAGATCGCTGGCGCCAAGTATTAGCTGAAGGTGACCGAATTTGCCATAAACACCTTATCACACTCCAAGCAGGTATTAGCGTAACACAGACTGATGAGATGAAAAATAAAAAACTCACTTTAGTTGTTCCCCGATCTATTCATTCTACATACCTCACTGAACAACAAACACACCTACTAACAGTCGCTAATTTCATATCAGATGTCAAAGAAATTCAAAAAACATGA
- the dcm gene encoding DNA (cytosine-5-)-methyltransferase, with the protein MKTKFIMLSQRLHSFFIENHPELEIDATIIASLTHWFQSPNCAYPNLTNKLKAAASEFVSSLESNDQGVKENDVPYDQPSFDFLNDFIPYPPLKKHDFTFIDLFAGIGGVRQAVQNSGGKCIFSSEWDKYAQMTYETNYGEKPFGDITKIDPAEIPDHDLLCGGFPCQPFSLAGVSKKNSMGRAHGFDDPTQGTLFFNIKEILRIKRPKAFLLENVKNLLSHDKGKTFEVVRQSLEDELGYVIDYKIVNAAKWVPQHRQRILIVGFEPDKTNVKKKSQIIIPTEPSESYIYPELNKIILKKVDDKFTLGPGTWDTLVRHKAHHAKAGNGFGYGLHLTPIKKGAITRTISARYHKDGAEILIEQKDKVRPRRLTVEEAAQLQGFNMSKFKFPVSNTQAYRQIGNSVAIPAIQATAKQIAIKLNK; encoded by the coding sequence ATGAAAACTAAATTCATAATGCTTAGTCAACGACTACATTCATTCTTCATTGAAAATCATCCAGAATTAGAAATCGATGCAACTATTATTGCCTCACTTACTCACTGGTTTCAATCACCTAATTGTGCTTACCCAAATTTAACAAATAAACTTAAAGCTGCGGCCAGCGAGTTTGTTTCATCACTCGAGAGTAATGATCAAGGCGTAAAAGAAAACGATGTCCCTTACGACCAACCTTCCTTTGATTTCTTAAATGATTTCATTCCCTATCCTCCTTTAAAAAAACACGACTTCACTTTTATTGATCTTTTTGCTGGAATTGGAGGAGTGCGTCAAGCTGTACAGAATTCAGGGGGGAAATGTATTTTTTCATCTGAATGGGATAAATACGCCCAAATGACTTATGAAACCAATTATGGAGAAAAACCTTTTGGCGATATCACCAAAATTGATCCAGCAGAAATCCCCGATCATGATTTACTCTGTGGCGGTTTCCCCTGTCAGCCTTTTTCTCTCGCGGGCGTCTCAAAGAAAAACTCCATGGGCCGTGCTCATGGCTTTGATGATCCCACACAAGGAACCTTATTTTTTAATATTAAAGAAATTTTACGAATCAAGAGACCTAAAGCTTTCCTATTAGAAAATGTCAAAAACCTCCTATCACACGACAAAGGTAAAACTTTTGAAGTGGTCAGACAAAGCCTAGAAGATGAGCTCGGTTACGTTATCGACTATAAAATAGTAAATGCAGCAAAATGGGTTCCACAGCATCGCCAAAGAATTCTCATTGTCGGTTTTGAGCCTGATAAAACCAACGTAAAAAAGAAATCACAAATCATTATACCAACTGAACCTAGCGAAAGCTATATTTATCCCGAGCTCAATAAAATCATACTGAAAAAAGTCGATGATAAATTCACCTTAGGACCTGGAACTTGGGATACACTTGTACGCCATAAAGCCCATCACGCTAAGGCTGGCAATGGCTTCGGATATGGACTCCATCTGACACCTATAAAAAAGGGGGCAATTACTCGAACAATCTCCGCCCGATACCATAAAGATGGCGCAGAAATTCTCATCGAGCAAAAGGATAAAGTAAGACCACGCCGTCTAACTGTTGAAGAAGCCGCTCAACTTCAGGGTTTCAATATGAGTAAATTTAAGTTCCCTGTTTCCAACACTCAAGCCTATAGACAAATAGGAAATAGCGTGGCCATTCCAGCCATTCAAGCAACGGCTAAACAAATTGCTATTAAGCTAAATAAATAA
- a CDS encoding sensor histidine kinase, with the protein MSGIKHFKPKAHILRLLGEELIKSPVMAIYELVKNSYDADAETVNVNFNNIKDLDNVSIKIKDNGTGLTSEVIENVWLEPGTDHRKPIDENGNRVIYRSPLFDRVPMGEKGVGRFAVHKLGEKITLITRPATIVFDGNGENPKKELLDYEITLKIDWEAFSQSKYLEDIPITWETNKDASKFTFQNDSGTLIQVECLKENWTRGMARSLKRNIVSMLSPKNNANIFKIELDFENEWLEDFPDANKVLDVAPYKYTALLDSDYNLTVDYECSLALNESFGKREIKNQTQNIKGSFRKYYRAAIKDENLTEEEIEATLELMENDQNIFGSILLEIYSFDLDPETLRNYTYDSKTLKNVLKLHSGIKVFKDDMRVFNYGEPGNDWLELDIRRVQNKQWFSNNQNIGFVYLDSSASQVLIEKTNREGFIENTTYQAFYYSMIAILNDFRIERDKDREKWLSFINPAKNKISYDDQVSLFNELIDSTNFSENEQKTVLKNEVAKLQKDFDDKKETLLIPAGVGMTASVALHEMEKVVPHLKEIIYTQPFHKLSAKEKIEELEDYLKGILSVLRKGGNKPINLVESINKSISNYNSKFRRRKITVQTEFDESIETIKCDKRYFITMLMNLLDNSIYWLDTLYQEKKSIYIKTLNYNNLTTVIIADNGPGFKDDITDLVRPFFTRKDDGIGIGLYLIDTLMMKYGKLEIIDSEEEFLSLSIPPTYRGAAVKLIFSKGQ; encoded by the coding sequence ATGAGTGGAATCAAACATTTTAAGCCTAAGGCTCATATCCTTCGGCTATTGGGAGAGGAATTAATCAAGAGCCCTGTCATGGCTATTTATGAGCTTGTTAAAAATAGTTACGATGCGGATGCTGAAACTGTAAACGTGAATTTCAATAACATCAAAGATCTAGATAATGTATCTATCAAGATTAAAGATAATGGAACTGGCTTAACATCTGAAGTTATCGAAAATGTTTGGTTGGAGCCAGGTACAGATCACCGTAAACCAATTGATGAGAATGGTAATAGAGTTATCTATAGAAGCCCTTTGTTTGATCGTGTTCCAATGGGTGAAAAAGGTGTCGGTAGATTTGCAGTTCATAAGTTGGGCGAGAAGATCACTTTAATAACAAGGCCCGCAACAATTGTTTTTGATGGCAATGGTGAAAATCCCAAGAAAGAGCTTTTAGACTATGAAATAACTTTGAAAATTGATTGGGAAGCATTTTCACAATCAAAATATTTGGAAGATATCCCCATTACGTGGGAGACTAATAAGGACGCCTCTAAATTCACTTTTCAAAACGATTCTGGAACTTTAATACAAGTTGAATGTTTAAAAGAAAACTGGACTAGAGGAATGGCAAGGAGTTTAAAAAGAAACATAGTTTCAATGCTATCTCCTAAGAACAATGCCAATATATTTAAGATCGAATTAGATTTTGAGAATGAGTGGTTGGAAGATTTCCCTGATGCTAATAAGGTTCTCGACGTTGCGCCTTATAAATATACCGCATTATTAGATTCGGATTATAATTTGACCGTCGACTATGAGTGCTCCTTAGCTTTGAATGAGTCGTTTGGTAAGCGCGAAATAAAAAACCAAACTCAAAATATTAAAGGAAGTTTTAGAAAATATTATCGAGCAGCAATTAAAGACGAAAATTTAACTGAAGAAGAAATCGAAGCTACACTTGAACTAATGGAAAATGATCAGAATATTTTCGGAAGTATTCTACTTGAAATATACTCTTTTGACTTAGATCCTGAAACATTAAGAAATTATACCTATGATTCAAAGACACTTAAAAATGTTTTAAAGCTTCATTCAGGAATTAAAGTTTTTAAAGATGATATGAGAGTCTTTAATTATGGCGAACCTGGTAATGATTGGTTGGAATTGGACATTAGAAGAGTTCAAAATAAGCAATGGTTTTCCAACAATCAAAATATTGGATTTGTTTATTTAGATTCCTCCGCCTCTCAGGTATTAATTGAAAAAACTAACAGAGAAGGATTTATAGAAAACACAACTTATCAAGCTTTTTACTATAGCATGATAGCAATATTAAATGATTTTAGGATTGAAAGAGATAAAGATAGGGAAAAATGGTTAAGTTTTATTAATCCCGCTAAAAATAAAATTTCTTATGATGATCAAGTGTCATTATTTAATGAATTGATTGACTCAACCAATTTTTCAGAAAATGAGCAAAAAACTGTACTTAAAAATGAAGTTGCTAAGCTACAAAAAGATTTTGACGACAAAAAAGAAACTTTGCTAATACCCGCTGGTGTTGGAATGACCGCATCAGTTGCTCTTCATGAGATGGAGAAAGTTGTACCACATTTAAAAGAGATAATCTATACACAGCCTTTTCATAAGCTGTCCGCCAAAGAGAAAATTGAGGAACTAGAGGATTATCTAAAAGGAATCCTGTCAGTTTTACGAAAAGGCGGTAATAAGCCTATAAATCTTGTTGAGTCTATTAATAAATCAATTTCCAATTATAACTCAAAATTCCGACGTCGAAAAATCACGGTACAAACAGAATTTGATGAGTCCATAGAAACTATAAAGTGTGATAAAAGATATTTTATTACAATGTTAATGAATTTACTGGATAATAGTATTTACTGGCTCGACACACTATATCAAGAAAAAAAGTCAATCTATATTAAAACACTGAATTACAATAACTTAACGACAGTGATTATCGCTGATAATGGCCCAGGGTTTAAAGATGACATTACTGACTTAGTAAGACCTTTCTTTACTAGAAAAGACGATGGTATCGGTATTGGCCTGTATTTAATAGATACTTTGATGATGAAATACGGTAAGCTCGAGATAATTGATTCAGAAGAAGAGTTTTTGAGTTTAAGTATCCCTCCAACTTATAGAGGTGCTGCAGTTAAATTAATTTTTAGTAAGGGACAATAA
- a CDS encoding McrB family protein, whose protein sequence is MSENEAALTVAYYIAKYDELAYKHLGYDNQGAAHKVIAEKLLDNENANTLKNMRDEFDAIFPNTKRAGWYQKPLSKSRVHIHEKYVNLSEPELYAVVSKYGVVQNVFLKRLTKIKTQANKLFKPCLILAAINSEENRFEKTKIKEKYKTILAEKNIQEGSTFKDPYEGLVKDDIWEWVEDRKVAQFSEEDWGYIQENRDEVIQFIEDKWFNKSISNDKRYWLYAPGEGANKWEEFYNEGIMGLGWDSLDDLKSYESKDEIEKTLQALNNTSKRKSNDATANDQFANEMKVGDVVIVKKGTQTLLGWGEVVSDYIYDDERESYKHLRKVAWQAKGLWPIDFNLAIKTLTDLTPYEGDDPQYDKFYQKVMATFERKEITKKLNEKFSTSFNQDCGAHSLKLSNQLSQNFTSALMAKPFTILTGLSGSGKTQIARAFSKWLSCSEELQTKVVAVGADWTSNENLLGYPDALSPGQYRKPDNGTLDLILDAKDDPERPYFLILDEMNLSHVERYFADFLSAIESGEPIHLHDATEADWNGVPAELKLPKNLFVIGTVNVDETTYMFSPKVLDRANVIEFRVSEDEIANFLEDPKKPEIDNLAGLGAKYAKSFVEHAKTEEFTLDASVKGEVTKVLVELFPKLQRCGAEFGYRTAHEICRFIYFHQKFSPQVKAFDFDGYIAKHKKTETSYDISVELSGLLRQALKIYGNKKNLAEAINVFLQDDYIKEPNFTRYIDRKRGARIIVPSVNSPDKLKAFFEVLKKENLGLGSRKVEKDLDLAIDAAIMQKLLPKLHGSRKKLGPVLEQLLIVCTPSKDEEDIYRFSVSAAKIQRMQKRLMENGFTSFAEA, encoded by the coding sequence ATGAGTGAAAATGAAGCGGCGTTAACAGTAGCATATTACATTGCTAAATATGATGAGCTTGCTTACAAGCACCTAGGTTATGATAACCAAGGTGCTGCACATAAAGTAATTGCTGAAAAGTTATTAGATAATGAAAATGCCAATACACTCAAAAATATGCGTGATGAATTTGACGCAATTTTCCCTAATACTAAACGCGCAGGATGGTATCAAAAACCTCTTTCTAAATCACGAGTACATATTCATGAAAAATATGTAAACTTATCCGAACCCGAATTGTACGCAGTCGTTAGTAAATATGGCGTTGTACAGAATGTCTTTTTGAAACGACTTACAAAAATAAAGACTCAAGCAAATAAACTATTTAAACCTTGTCTTATTTTAGCTGCTATAAATTCAGAAGAGAACCGTTTTGAGAAAACGAAGATTAAAGAGAAATACAAAACGATTCTTGCTGAAAAAAACATACAGGAAGGTTCTACGTTTAAAGATCCCTATGAAGGTCTAGTAAAAGACGATATTTGGGAATGGGTGGAAGATAGAAAAGTGGCTCAATTCTCCGAAGAAGACTGGGGATACATCCAAGAAAACCGAGATGAAGTCATTCAATTTATCGAAGATAAATGGTTTAATAAATCTATCTCAAATGATAAACGCTATTGGTTGTATGCACCTGGCGAAGGCGCTAATAAGTGGGAAGAATTCTATAATGAAGGCATTATGGGACTTGGCTGGGATAGCCTAGATGATCTCAAGTCATATGAAAGTAAAGATGAAATTGAGAAGACTCTTCAGGCTTTAAATAATACGAGCAAAAGAAAAAGCAATGACGCCACTGCCAATGATCAATTCGCTAATGAAATGAAAGTGGGAGATGTGGTTATAGTCAAAAAAGGCACACAAACTCTATTAGGTTGGGGCGAAGTTGTTTCTGATTATATTTATGATGATGAACGAGAGAGCTACAAGCACCTACGCAAAGTAGCTTGGCAAGCAAAAGGCCTGTGGCCAATAGATTTTAACTTAGCAATTAAAACTTTAACAGATCTAACACCTTATGAGGGCGATGATCCTCAGTATGATAAGTTTTATCAAAAAGTCATGGCAACGTTTGAGAGAAAAGAAATCACTAAAAAGTTGAATGAAAAATTCTCCACTAGCTTCAATCAAGACTGTGGGGCTCATTCACTTAAGTTATCCAATCAGCTAAGTCAAAATTTCACGTCGGCCTTGATGGCGAAGCCCTTTACAATTTTGACTGGTTTATCGGGTTCAGGCAAGACACAAATTGCCCGTGCTTTTAGTAAATGGTTGAGTTGTTCTGAAGAGTTGCAGACTAAGGTCGTCGCGGTTGGAGCTGATTGGACGAGTAATGAAAACCTTTTGGGTTATCCCGATGCCTTGAGCCCGGGCCAATACCGTAAGCCAGATAATGGTACCTTAGATCTTATCTTAGATGCTAAAGATGATCCTGAGCGACCTTATTTCCTCATCCTGGATGAGATGAATCTTAGTCATGTAGAGCGTTATTTTGCGGACTTTCTCTCGGCAATAGAGTCAGGCGAGCCAATTCATCTTCACGATGCTACAGAAGCTGATTGGAACGGCGTCCCAGCGGAATTAAAACTCCCTAAGAACCTCTTTGTAATCGGCACGGTGAATGTAGACGAAACAACTTATATGTTTAGTCCTAAAGTACTTGATCGAGCGAATGTGATTGAGTTCCGTGTTAGCGAAGATGAGATAGCGAACTTCTTGGAAGATCCCAAGAAGCCAGAGATCGATAATTTAGCGGGACTCGGCGCGAAGTACGCTAAGTCTTTTGTTGAACACGCTAAGACCGAAGAATTCACCTTAGATGCAAGTGTGAAAGGTGAAGTAACAAAAGTTCTTGTAGAACTCTTTCCCAAACTCCAACGTTGTGGTGCTGAGTTTGGCTATCGTACGGCACACGAGATTTGCCGATTCATTTACTTCCATCAAAAATTCAGTCCTCAGGTCAAAGCTTTTGATTTTGACGGTTATATAGCCAAGCATAAAAAAACCGAAACGAGTTATGATATCAGTGTCGAGCTTAGTGGTTTACTCCGACAAGCTCTAAAGATTTATGGCAATAAAAAGAATTTGGCAGAAGCAATAAATGTATTTCTGCAGGATGATTATATTAAAGAACCTAACTTTACTCGTTATATTGACAGAAAAAGAGGAGCCCGTATTATTGTACCTAGTGTTAATTCCCCAGATAAATTGAAGGCCTTCTTTGAAGTTTTAAAGAAGGAAAATCTGGGGTTAGGGTCCAGAAAAGTAGAGAAGGACCTAGACCTAGCTATAGATGCAGCGATTATGCAGAAGCTCTTACCCAAGTTGCATGGCTCGCGCAAGAAGCTGGGACCCGTTCTTGAACAATTGCTAATAGTCTGTACGCCAAGTAAAGATGAAGAAGATATTTATCGTTTCAGTGTGAGTGCAGCTAAAATTCAGCGCATGCAAAAGCGCTTGATGGAGAATGGTTTTACGAGCTTTGCTGAGGCGTAA
- a CDS encoding DUF2357 domain-containing protein produces MSSFGTIRFQTANKNLIECKIFALNDDVFDDSQALQLIEGRRYEYELPKSYRLKPQSGVIRPSRSTTNRGLIEPGIFVGLLKLTLLDKSGVELALTHVDVQSTKIDYQTEYQTMLGDITEYCTDLLVQLDSPVEQSYNPDDCNDEATLVQRLYFLKSLVGSDDFCDAVHRVISNPNTRWMEELRERPLASCSRLGRFEMRQVASARRRQHVPAGHSLQSLGSLPEVIEVRDKRDSVDTQENRFIKHALTVFSLTLEDILSKLESLQKKNESLRYPGLTEEVHSLLNYFEEVLSEGFFKEVERPQVLALSSSVLQNKEGYRQILRAWLQFDLAARLSWSGGEDVYGDDEYKGGKRDVATLYEYWGFFKLLDVVCHVFKLEKPATETFLEEGNHSLTMKLKQGKQLDIGGTFNKQGRALNIRFSFNRTFSGAKAYPHGGSWTKQMRPDYTLSLWPQGLKESKHDRGENEAEFQELISHIHFDAKYKVDFLKDAFGQSSDEEALNQEKKEQREGTYKRADLLKMHAYRDAIRRTAGAYILYPGTDDTKPMQGYHELLPGLGAFPLRPQGDDGTPAIQKFLGEVISHVSNRCSQYERKSYQTYHIHKDNSGPEVCEDIPETLEYHCEKEDKKKVERVAPASDQKPYVLVGYYQEKQEEWIQEHALYNIRDNECYSAQMAGAKYALLWNEDHGMQLHKIKSQAPRLVTKQELYEMKYPKPSAAQYYVYELDFENKVSIKLDEALIKKLERASKKPRCIALEDLLMGEVKAFNISS; encoded by the coding sequence ATGAGTTCCTTTGGAACCATACGATTTCAGACGGCAAATAAGAATCTGATTGAGTGTAAAATATTTGCACTCAATGATGATGTTTTTGATGACTCGCAAGCCCTTCAGTTAATTGAGGGAAGGCGCTATGAGTATGAGTTGCCGAAATCCTATAGGCTAAAACCCCAGAGCGGCGTCATTAGACCAAGTCGCTCGACGACAAATCGGGGACTGATTGAACCAGGTATATTTGTGGGTTTACTCAAGTTGACTCTACTCGATAAGTCTGGTGTGGAGTTAGCCCTGACTCATGTAGATGTTCAGTCTACAAAGATTGATTACCAAACTGAGTATCAGACGATGCTGGGTGATATTACCGAGTACTGCACGGATTTACTTGTTCAGTTGGATTCACCGGTTGAGCAAAGTTATAATCCGGATGATTGCAATGATGAAGCTACCTTGGTCCAGCGTCTTTATTTCCTTAAATCTCTAGTGGGTAGTGATGATTTTTGTGATGCGGTACATCGAGTCATTAGCAATCCAAATACGCGCTGGATGGAGGAGCTACGTGAACGTCCACTCGCGAGCTGTTCACGCTTGGGACGTTTTGAGATGCGTCAGGTGGCCTCTGCTCGTCGTCGGCAACATGTTCCTGCAGGTCACTCACTACAGTCTTTAGGCTCTTTGCCTGAAGTTATAGAGGTACGTGATAAACGCGATAGCGTGGATACCCAAGAAAACCGTTTTATCAAACATGCGCTGACGGTATTTAGCCTAACGCTAGAAGATATTTTATCCAAGTTGGAATCATTACAGAAAAAGAATGAATCCTTGCGCTACCCGGGCCTCACCGAAGAAGTGCATTCACTCTTAAACTATTTTGAAGAGGTATTGAGCGAAGGTTTTTTTAAGGAGGTTGAACGACCTCAAGTCTTGGCTCTTTCGAGCTCAGTTCTACAAAATAAAGAAGGTTATCGCCAGATACTACGTGCCTGGCTACAGTTTGATTTGGCAGCACGCTTGAGCTGGAGCGGTGGAGAAGACGTTTATGGTGACGATGAATACAAAGGTGGTAAACGAGATGTAGCGACGCTCTATGAGTATTGGGGCTTCTTTAAATTGCTAGATGTCGTATGTCATGTGTTTAAATTAGAAAAACCAGCTACAGAGACTTTCCTCGAAGAAGGTAACCATAGCTTAACGATGAAGCTTAAGCAGGGAAAGCAATTAGATATCGGAGGAACGTTTAATAAGCAGGGTCGAGCACTCAATATTCGTTTCTCTTTTAATCGTACCTTTAGTGGAGCGAAGGCCTATCCCCATGGTGGCTCATGGACTAAGCAGATGCGACCGGATTATACTTTATCACTATGGCCTCAGGGTTTAAAAGAATCGAAGCATGATCGCGGTGAGAACGAAGCTGAGTTTCAGGAGTTGATTTCTCATATTCATTTTGATGCTAAGTACAAAGTGGATTTTCTGAAAGATGCCTTTGGGCAGAGTAGTGATGAAGAAGCGCTGAACCAAGAGAAAAAAGAACAGCGTGAAGGAACTTATAAACGTGCCGACTTACTCAAAATGCATGCGTATCGTGATGCTATTCGCAGAACGGCTGGCGCGTATATCCTCTACCCAGGGACAGACGATACTAAACCCATGCAGGGTTATCACGAGTTACTTCCAGGGCTCGGAGCCTTTCCCTTACGACCTCAGGGAGACGATGGCACGCCTGCTATTCAGAAGTTCCTCGGTGAAGTCATTAGTCATGTCAGTAATCGCTGTAGTCAATATGAACGAAAGAGTTACCAGACTTACCATATTCATAAAGATAATTCGGGACCTGAAGTGTGTGAGGATATACCTGAGACTCTTGAGTATCACTGTGAGAAAGAAGATAAAAAGAAAGTGGAGCGTGTAGCTCCGGCCAGTGATCAGAAGCCCTACGTACTAGTGGGTTATTATCAAGAGAAGCAAGAAGAGTGGATTCAAGAACATGCACTCTATAACATTCGTGATAATGAATGTTACTCAGCTCAAATGGCAGGAGCAAAGTACGCTCTGTTATGGAATGAAGACCACGGAATGCAACTACATAAGATCAAGAGTCAGGCACCGCGTTTAGTAACGAAGCAAGAACTATATGAGATGAAGTATCCTAAGCCGAGTGCAGCGCAGTATTATGTTTATGAATTAGACTTCGAAAATAAAGTAAGTATCAAGTTAGATGAAGCACTTATAAAAAAACTGGAACGAGCTAGTAAGAAGCCAAGGTGCATAGCCCTCGAAGACCTACTCATGGGTGAAGTTAAAGCTTTTAATATTAGTTCTTGA